GTGAGTCACCTAGCCCAGCAGTTAGGCCGAGAAGCGTCTTCTTTCCTGTATTCTTCCCTACCTCCCTCCGAGTTGGAATCGGGTACCGCTACTAATGCTGAAACTGCTCCTCAACAGACTTCGATTACTCCTGCTCCAGAGGTTCCTGCTCCAGAAGTTCTTGCTTCAGAGGTAAGTACGGCTCCGCCTTCCCCGGTTAACCCTCCTCAGACTCCTGTATCCCAACTCAGCTATGATTCAGCGGCTTTGGACCTGCCTTATGCGGGGGCTGAGCTACGCCAAGAGAGCGATCGCTCTTCTCTGTTGCCAGAACTGGATGATGCGGACATTTTGGAAGAATTGAACCTAGAGGGGCTGGATCTCTCAGGTGTGGAATTAGAGGATGTTGAATTAGATAGCGATAATTTGGATGCTTTGCTGGACGTAGTCCTCAGTAGCAATAGTAGTAGCTCCAGCGCTAATCCATCACCTCTAGCTCAGAGCGATCTGCCTGATACTTCAACTCAACCAGGATGGCAAGGTTCTCCAGCTACACCTTCAGCCGACCTAGCAACATCTGCTTCGGAGCTAGAGTTTTTAGAGCAACTCGATATTGCATTGCAGCATCCAGATGCAGAACCTGAGTTGGCAAATGCAGATTTGGGAGTTGGTTCTGAGTTATCCGGATTGGGATGGGTCGCAGAGACCGCTAGCCAGAAGCCTGGTAATTCTGACACTGAGTCAATGCCAGAGACTGATGACCTCTATGCTGATTTGTTTGGCTCCAACGATTTCGGTGTTGAGATGGAAACACAGTCAGAGCTAGAAGACTTGGCCGCATCTCCATCCACACCACCTGCGATCGTGGATTTGCCCCTAGTCAACCCAGCCGATGTAGCAGATGCCTGGGTTGGGCCTGTAGAAATGGCAGAAGCCGAACCTGACCAAAGTAATGCTTTGTCCTCTGTTCAAGCAAGTGACTTATTTGCAGACTTGGAAGCGACAGCACCCGTAGCCAATATAGAACCTCTGGTGGGGATAGAAGAGGCGGGGATAGAAGAAGAGGGGACGAAAGAGGCAATTTCATCTGATCCAACCTTAACCAAGAACGAACTAGACAGAAACGATTTAGATGAGTTGGATCAGACAGGCACGACCCTAGAAGATTGTCTATTTGCAGATGCCGTTGAGCCTAGCAGCGACGAGAACTCCGAGCTACTCAATTTCAATCCGCCCCCTACAGAAGCTGTAGCTCAACCTTTAGAGGATGTAGAACCTACAAACGCCACAGCTCCTGCCGAAGATCCTGCCGAGATAGATTTGGATGATTTTAGGTCGAGCTTTATAGACGAGTCAGATGAGTTGGGTGATACCACTTCACTCGCGGAATTGGCAGAGCTATTGGGAGGTGCCGAAGTGGTAACCGAAACACCCTCAACGGAAATACCCACAACTATCTCTCCTAATTTATTGAGCCAATCTAATTTAGAAGATGCTGAGAGTGAGAGTGAGCTACTGTTGTCAGAGTTCTCACTCCGAGACGTGCCAGTATTAAGTGCAGATGATACTAATCAAACTCTGGAGGATGCTTATGTGCCAGCTGCTCCTGAAGAGTATTTAATTGCGATCGATGATGATTTAGGAGATGAAACCGAAGTTAGCTTGTGGCTAGACGAGAATATTGTCCAGCAATTGAATGAAGACCTCTTTAGCTTAGAAAGTTCGGATGGTCTGTTTTTTGAAAGTGCCGATGCCAACGAGAATAGAGCACCTCAAACTAGCGGATCTGAAGATAGAGGCTTTGAGAGTAGGGAAACGACCCCTAGCACCCCTAGCAATATAGAAGATGCAGATCTAGAATCTGCTGATCCATTGGCCCTAGACGTGCCAACGCCTCCAGCAAGCTTAAACGAGGCTCAGTCATCCGATTCTCAGGTTTGGGATAACCTTACCTTAGAAGATTTTGTGGAGACGTTACCGGAAACATTGCCTACAGTCGATGCAGAAACACCTGAAGCCCTACCAGAGGACTTGGCGGCTTTCTGGGAAGGTACTGATTTTCCCTCGACTTCTACCGAGCCTCCCGACTTAACTTTGGATGCGTTTGACTTATTAGCAGATTTACCGGAGATCGCTCCGCCATCCCCGGCAGAGAAAGTGATGCCTACAGCCCCCACGACTCAGCTTCCCGCCAATCCACCCACAGAACTGGATACGCAAAGCCTAACCATTGATGATGCGTTTATAGGTTTTTCAGAAGCGGCGAACCAGCCAGCAGTAGACAATAGCGATCGCAATGTAGAACCTTCCGATCCACCCAACCAGGCCAACGAAAAAAAAAAGATCTAGCAGCCCCTAGCCCTGAAGCGAGCCTAGATACTGACATCAAAACTGAGCCGGAAAATCCCAGCGTTTTGCCTAACCCATCAGAACCGCAAAATTTGCCAGCCAAACCTCAAGCTTGGGAAGTCGCGGAGGAAGAGACAAAACGGGCTTGGTATTTAGGAATTGACTTTGGCACCACAGGCTTGTCAGCTGTGTTACTCGATCGCGTCAGTCAGAAGCTGTATCCCATCTATTGGCTAGAGCAAGCACTAGATGTAGAAACTAAATCTTTTCGCTTACCGACTGCTATCTATCTATCAGCTCAGTCATTAGCATCCCCTGAGTTACCTGAAAGTAGTGTTGCGGTAGGCTCTCTGGCTCTTGCAATGGCCTTGCGCGATCGCGATGCCTCAGTGGCCCATGCTTTAGCTCTACCAGAAACGACAGGGCTGACACCAGAATTACTCATTCAGAATCTGAAGCCATACTTGAAAATCGGCATTCCTCATTACGCTGCCGTCACTGACAACTGGGAGCCTGTAGCTCAGTGGTCCGATTATCGCCAGATTCCTCTGAGTTGGTTACAGCAAGCACTACAGACCTTGTTACGGACGCTAAACCCCGTTACTGACAACACCTCTAATCTAGTCTGTGGTGCCACTGGTTTAGAGACAAACGTTCTCAAGGCTGCCTTGACTCAGCTAGAAGGAGTGATATTGGGCTATCCGGCCAATTGGCCTGATACCTATAATTTCAATCTGAGAGAAGCAGTTTTAACCGCTAAATTGGTAGCTCGCCCCGAACAAATCTTCTTCATCGAAGATGCGATCGCTGCTGTTTTATCGGGGTTAAGAAATCCTCACCGCCCCCAATGGAAAGGCGGTACCCTTGCAGTCAATGCGGGAGCCACCACCACCGAAATGGTCATGGTAAACCTGCCGGATCATCTCCAGGATCTAACCTATAGTGACTTCAGCCTGCGTAGCGTACCCTATGCGGGAAATGTCATTGATCAAGATATTATTTGTCAACTCTTGCATCCTCAATGGTTCCGCCAACCCCGGACTGCCAATCGGGGGAATATCGTAGAGACTCAATGGCATTGGCAAGCCGATCAGGTTGCCTTGGATGGCATTCCTTGGGACAGCTTAGGGCTAGACACACTACCCCTACCGATTGCGGGCGAACCCGATGTTGAAACTCGGTACCGCCTCCAGCAACGCCTAGAAAGCTCGCCCCTAGGCCAAGGTTTATTGGAAGCAGCTAGACACCTAAAGCTGATTTTGCAACACGAAGACCAGTTTACGTTCGAACTGGGCGATCAGCGCTGGATGATTATGCGGCGACAATTGGAAAGCCAAGTATTTCTCCCTTTCATTCAACGTTTGAATCGAGAACTAAATGTACTGTTGAGCCAGACAGGTTTACCGATTCAAGCCATTAATCAAGTAGTCTGTACAGGTGGAACGGCTTCTTTGCCCGCAATCGCCCGTTGGCTCCGCCAGAAACTGCCAAACGCCACGATTATTCAGGACACTTATCAAAGCGATCGCGGTTTGAGTTTGGGTAATAGAGTTGCCCCTCCAGAGGGGATTTACGGTGCAGAAACAAGTGCTGGGGAAGCAGACCTAGACATACCTGTTCCGGGCGATCGCTTAGTTTCTTGTAGCCGTGTCGCCTATGGTTTAGCAGCATTGCCGTTGTATCCGCAAGTTCTAGACCTACCTCGACAGCAATATGGCGATTATTTTCTGCTCCTAGAATTGTTGCGAGCTTTTCCAGAACAGCCTGTCTCTGTAGCAGGGATTATGCAACTTCTAGAGCGTCGTGGCATTAACACCCATGCTTGCCAGCTACATATTCTGGCGCTTTTAGAAGGACATTTGCCACCAGGCCTAATACCTTCACAACAGGATAGAAATTCTCTGACAGAGGCATCGAGACAATATCTAGATGCTCAAGCTCTCACCGCCGCCCCCCTATTCTTCAAGGAGGGAAATCAAATCTATCGTCCCAATCTAGAGCAATGTCAGCGCTTGCGGGAGTACCTGAGCCAAATCATGGTAAACACTCACCAAACTTTGGAAGAACCGTTCGCGGTCAATTTGCGCTTATCAGTGCAGTAGAGCTTTTATGCACTCAGTATTAGCCATAAGTTCGACAGAGCTTAATCGTTGACCTCACAAGTAGTCCGTAGAGAGGAAGCTACAAATCATGCCAACTCAGAATTTTCGCTGGAAGTCTAGTCATTGAACCAAGCTTTTCCGTATTCATGTCACCGCATCATTACAGCGATCGCTGCAAGCAGGTGATTGATGATTAGCCTCAGATAGCGGTTTGACTGAGTTTTCCACGGCAACAGCCACATCAGAAGTTTATACAACCGCTAACAAGTTCAAAGATTAGACGAATCTATGATTTTTCTCTTCTCTTGCATAAAGGCCGCTTCGTATAGTTACAAGTGAGGATACGGAAACCCTAGAGCGACTTACCTATCAGCTGTGATTACAACTTCTGATCTCTCTCCTACTAACTTCACCACCAGCGGTTTCATCAAGTTTGGCTGTGCGGCTGACGTGCACCCCTCGGTTAATAGCAAAGTCAAGCGTCTGCTCGATATCATAGGTGCCTTAGTAGGATTGGTCATGACTGCTGCGATCGCCATTCCCGTTGCGATCGCCCTCCAGCTTGATAATCCAGGCCCTATCTTCTACAGCCAAATGCGCTGCGGTTGCCAAGGAAACCCTTTCCGCATTTGGAAATTCCGTTCAATGGTAGCAGACGCCGACCAACTCAAGCATCTAGTCACCAATGAGGCCAAAGGTCATATCTTCAAGAACCAAGCTGATCCTCGTGTGACTCGTGTCGGTCGTTTTCTCAGAAAAACCAGTCTAGATGAGCTGCCCCAGTTTTGGAATGTGCTGATGGGAGACATGAGCCTAGTTGGAACTCGGCCTCCCACAATTGATGAGGTCAAGCGTTACAACAGACGGCACTGGCAAAGACTGAATGTCAAGCCTGGGATGACGGGAGAATGGCAGGTACATGGCCGCTCCACTGTCAAGGATTTTGAACAAGTTGTTAGCTTAGACCTCCGCTATCAACGCCACTGGTCTATCGCTTACGACCTCCACCTCATCGTTAAAACAATTGGCGTTGTCTTAAATAAAAGTGGTGCTTGCTAAGCCACAAACAACGCTCTAGCTCTGGTGTTTTGGTTTCAGTCGTTTCTAAATATTTCATCACTTCAAGCGAAGGCTCTCAGGCAGTCTTCGCTTTAGTCTTTTTAGTATCACCCACTCTAGGAACATCAATCAGTACTATTGCAAATAGCCACTATTGCAAATAGCCGAGATCGGTACATATTACTGACGTTAACTTATGACTGTTCCTACCTGGATCACGCTATCTCGTTTGCTAGGTGTCCCTTTACTGCTTTACGGTCTGCATGATCCCACCCCAGAAGCCCGTTGGTTTTGTCTAGCCATTTTCCTGGTTGCAGCAGGCACTGACTGGCTTGATGGTTATCTAGCCCGCAAGCTGAATCAAGTGACAGATTTAGGTAAGTTTCTTGATCCCCTTGTAGATAAGCTACTGGTCTTAGCACCGCTGCTGGCTCTGATTGAGCTAGACCAAGTGCCAGCTTGGGGGGTTTTTTTAATTTTGGGTCGAGAACTTACGATCGCAGGTTGGCGAGTTAACCCTACTATGACAGGCGGCACGATTACAGGGGCAAACCTCTGGGGCAAACTCAAAACAGTCAGCCAAATTGCCGCGATCGCTCTCCTGATTGCTCCGTTACCTGCCGTTTGGACAACTCCTAGCCTAGTAGCCTTTTGGCTGGCTGTCGTTTTGACGTGGGTATCTGGAGCAATTTATCTGTGGCCGCAACGGCCTCAACCCGTCGCCTAAAAGCTGAGTAATTCCTCTTGCCTCTTGCTATCAGTCCCTAAGTGGCGATAAAATTGTAGACCGTGTCGAATTAAAGCCAGTCCATGCCAAAACTGAAGACTCGTAAAGCTGCTGCTAAGC
This region of Trichocoleus desertorum NBK24 genomic DNA includes:
- a CDS encoding sugar transferase, translated to MITTSDLSPTNFTTSGFIKFGCAADVHPSVNSKVKRLLDIIGALVGLVMTAAIAIPVAIALQLDNPGPIFYSQMRCGCQGNPFRIWKFRSMVADADQLKHLVTNEAKGHIFKNQADPRVTRVGRFLRKTSLDELPQFWNVLMGDMSLVGTRPPTIDEVKRYNRRHWQRLNVKPGMTGEWQVHGRSTVKDFEQVVSLDLRYQRHWSIAYDLHLIVKTIGVVLNKSGAC
- the pgsA gene encoding CDP-diacylglycerol--glycerol-3-phosphate 3-phosphatidyltransferase; this encodes MTVPTWITLSRLLGVPLLLYGLHDPTPEARWFCLAIFLVAAGTDWLDGYLARKLNQVTDLGKFLDPLVDKLLVLAPLLALIELDQVPAWGVFLILGRELTIAGWRVNPTMTGGTITGANLWGKLKTVSQIAAIALLIAPLPAVWTTPSLVAFWLAVVLTWVSGAIYLWPQRPQPVA